One segment of Thermoanaerobacter kivui DNA contains the following:
- a CDS encoding Rqc2 family fibronectin-binding protein encodes MALDGITLHAITKELKKEIIGGRIDKIYQPDKEELIFIIRNKGKNYKLLLSANANYPRIYLTEENKENPAEPPMFCMLLRKFLQSGRIIDIKQVEFDRIVKIDIETKDELENQTIKTLIIEIMGRHSNIILIDKATQTIIDSIKRVYSDMSKVREVLPGRQYVCPPLQEKLNINNLFLASFKEVLNNYKSKKIEKALIDILQGFSPTLAREVAFRCNVSDRFVESIEDEQIENLYQNIKKIYEDVLSLNLKPCIAFQENEVIDFSCIDLSQYITKTFFPTVNQAACKFFSEKANIVNLQARSSDLRKIINNNLEKLYNKLDKLQQELNEAKNADTFRLYGELITANMHLLKKGMESFKTMNYYTGEEIEIPIDKKYSPSENAQRYFKKYSKLKNANKIIEKQISDTLEEITYLEGQLVNLENCTLPSEIEEIKNELSEQGYIHKQQKKKISQQTLSQPLHVVSSDGFDIYIGKNNTQNDYLTLKFANPNDIWLHTKDIPGSHVIIKTNNKSVPETTLIEAAKLAAKYSKAKNSSNVPVDYTLKKYVKKPSGSKPGFVIYTSQKTLYVNPE; translated from the coding sequence ATGGCTTTGGACGGCATAACTTTACATGCAATAACAAAAGAATTAAAAAAAGAAATTATTGGTGGAAGAATTGATAAAATATATCAACCTGATAAAGAAGAATTAATCTTTATAATACGAAATAAAGGTAAAAACTATAAACTGCTATTGTCTGCTAATGCAAATTATCCAAGAATATATCTTACAGAAGAAAATAAAGAAAATCCTGCTGAGCCTCCAATGTTTTGCATGCTTTTGAGAAAATTTCTTCAAAGCGGCAGGATAATAGATATAAAACAAGTAGAATTTGACAGAATAGTAAAAATCGATATAGAAACAAAAGATGAATTAGAAAATCAAACAATTAAAACTCTAATTATTGAAATAATGGGAAGACACAGCAATATCATATTAATTGACAAAGCTACTCAAACGATAATAGATAGCATAAAAAGAGTATATTCTGATATGAGTAAAGTAAGAGAAGTACTACCTGGAAGGCAATATGTCTGCCCACCACTGCAAGAAAAGTTAAATATAAATAATCTCTTTTTAGCCTCTTTCAAGGAAGTACTTAACAACTACAAATCAAAAAAAATTGAAAAAGCCTTAATAGATATTCTACAAGGATTTAGCCCCACTTTAGCAAGAGAAGTTGCTTTTAGATGTAATGTATCTGACAGATTTGTAGAATCAATAGAAGATGAGCAAATTGAAAATCTATATCAAAACATAAAAAAAATATATGAAGATGTTTTAAGCTTAAATTTAAAACCTTGCATTGCTTTTCAGGAAAATGAAGTAATTGACTTTTCTTGTATTGATTTATCTCAATATATTACAAAAACTTTTTTCCCTACAGTGAACCAAGCTGCTTGTAAATTTTTCAGTGAAAAAGCAAATATAGTAAATTTGCAAGCAAGGTCCTCGGATTTAAGAAAAATCATCAACAACAATTTAGAAAAACTTTATAACAAATTAGATAAACTTCAACAAGAATTAAACGAAGCAAAAAATGCTGACACTTTTAGACTTTACGGCGAACTTATAACAGCAAATATGCACCTTCTAAAAAAAGGAATGGAAAGCTTCAAAACCATGAACTATTACACTGGCGAAGAAATTGAAATACCCATTGACAAAAAATATTCCCCTTCAGAAAATGCCCAAAGATACTTTAAAAAATACAGCAAGTTAAAAAATGCCAATAAAATAATAGAAAAACAAATATCAGATACTCTTGAGGAAATAACTTATTTAGAAGGTCAACTAGTGAACTTGGAAAATTGTACATTACCATCAGAAATAGAGGAAATAAAAAATGAACTGTCTGAACAAGGGTATATACATAAGCAGCAAAAGAAAAAAATATCACAGCAAACTCTTTCTCAACCATTGCATGTAGTATCTTCAGACGGTTTCGACATATATATAGGGAAAAACAACACTCAAAACGATTATCTAACGTTAAAATTCGCAAATCCTAACGATATATGGCTTCACACAAAAGACATACCAGGGTCCCACGTCATAATAAAGACAAATAACAAATCTGTGCCTGAAACAACTCTTATTGAAGCTGCAAAATTAGCCGCCAAATATAGCAAAGCGAAAAATTCTTCAAATGTACCTGTTGATTATACCTTAAAAAAATACGTAAAAAAACCTTCTGGCTCAAAACCAGGTTTTGTAATATATACAAGCCAAAAGACCCTTTATGTAAATCCAGAGTAA
- the thpR gene encoding RNA 2',3'-cyclic phosphodiesterase → MRAFIGIDIGEKAIEQIVRFQETLKNYTVKGRWTYKDNFHITLKFLGEIELEDISKIEETVKVAVKGISPFYIRLSEVGFFRGDKEMRVLWVGTEENEFLNKLHYKIDNELYKIGFAKDERKFTSHITIARDIRLSIDIEEVNNLFEKQEKEAILVDTIFLYESVIQENRRKYIPIFSVPLK, encoded by the coding sequence GTGAGAGCTTTTATTGGAATTGATATAGGCGAAAAAGCTATAGAGCAGATAGTGAGATTTCAGGAAACATTAAAAAACTATACTGTAAAGGGGAGATGGACTTATAAAGATAATTTCCATATCACATTAAAATTCTTAGGGGAAATAGAATTAGAGGACATCTCTAAAATAGAAGAGACGGTAAAAGTTGCAGTAAAAGGCATCAGTCCTTTTTACATACGACTTTCAGAAGTGGGTTTTTTTAGAGGCGATAAGGAGATGAGAGTTCTATGGGTAGGAACAGAAGAAAATGAATTTTTAAATAAATTGCATTACAAGATAGATAATGAATTATATAAAATAGGATTTGCAAAAGATGAAAGAAAATTTACTTCCCACATTACTATTGCCAGAGACATACGTTTAAGCATTGACATAGAAGAAGTAAATAATCTTTTTGAAAAACAAGAGAAAGAGGCTATTTTAGTAGATACAATTTTTTTGTATGAGAGTGTTATACAAGAAAATAGAAGAAAATATATTCCTATATTTAGTGTGCCTTTAAAATAA
- a CDS encoding GNAT family N-acetyltransferase translates to MLKSNRIELVPFESKYFEKFVEFRNSDDSRNLTMPGIPYPVTVETVAERWKTKKDPKENGEFAIILRSTGEYIGNVSYNNVDWKNRNCEIAIMIGEEKHRNKGYGTEALNLLLDFIFNELNLHRVELRVYDFNERAIKSYEKCGFKKEGLLREVTYKHGKYINEYVMGILKEEFINRKNYYQGDNNNNK, encoded by the coding sequence ATGTTAAAAAGTAATAGAATTGAACTTGTTCCATTTGAGAGCAAATATTTTGAAAAATTTGTAGAGTTTCGGAATAGTGATGATAGTAGAAATTTAACGATGCCGGGTATACCATATCCTGTTACAGTAGAAACTGTTGCAGAAAGGTGGAAAACAAAAAAAGATCCAAAAGAAAATGGAGAATTCGCTATAATACTTAGGAGCACAGGTGAATATATAGGAAATGTTTCGTATAATAATGTGGACTGGAAAAATAGAAACTGTGAGATTGCGATAATGATTGGAGAGGAAAAACACAGAAATAAAGGCTATGGGACGGAAGCTTTAAATTTACTACTGGATTTTATTTTTAATGAATTAAATTTACATCGAGTAGAGTTAAGGGTCTATGATTTTAATGAAAGGGCAATAAAGAGTTATGAAAAATGTGGTTTTAAAAAAGAAGGGTTATTGAGAGAGGTAACATATAAGCATGGTAAGTACATAAATGAATATGTAATGGGAATTTTAAAAGAGGAGTTTATTAATAGAAAGAATTATTACCAGGGAGATAATAACAATAACAAGTGA